A region from the Corylus avellana chromosome ca7, CavTom2PMs-1.0 genome encodes:
- the LOC132186732 gene encoding BEL1-like homeodomain protein 2, with protein sequence MGLATPPIFSHPKTHHSISIPEKSNSMSQDYHHGIFSFSNGFDRSAVSHQEQQQQQQHHQHHIAQQIRRDKLRVQQGFEPPPPQLVGIDEEESGGLPAYETAGMLSEMFNFPHGGATSADLLDQPMAPNYRSPRPHPAVVTNEWYGNRQGMVVGLGPLGDAKNQNSVNSRDSLHHHHHHHHQISSINAADSAAAMQLFLMNPQPRSPSPPPPPPPPPPPTSSTLHMLLPNPSTSLQGFAPSGAAGGGFGQFTWVNSDSGHDQGGAAAEIGGVVEGQGLSLSLSSSLQHLEAAKAEELRMGDGGILYYNQPGGGSSSGQYYKNPLHFQGVAAHQNHQVPVGFGSSLGVVNVLRNSKYVKAAQELLEEFCSVGRGQFKKNKFGRHNANNPSSNPGNSGAGSSSTSKDLPPLSAADRIEHQRRKVKLLSMLDEVDRRYNHYCEQMQMVVNSFDLVMGFGSAVPYTALAQKAMSRHFRCLKDAISAQLKHSCELLGEKDGAGSSGITKGETPRLKLLEQSLRQQRAFHQMGMIEQEAWRPQRGLPERSVNILRAWLFEHFLHPYPSDADKHLLARQTGLSRNQVSNWFINARVRLWKPMVEEMYQQETKEEDGTEEREGERNPNNSGLAQTPTPTASAATPASTTGPATATTTTATTTPTGKRSDVNASESDPSLIAINRQCFSENQANSTTATSEVAPPASHCFPPAHDSSDMHQHRSMAADDTCRRGSVVAADHFGTISGNADIGSTLIRFGTTAGDVSLTLGLRHAGNMPEKSSSFSVRDFGGC encoded by the exons ATGGGACTAGCAACACCACCAATTTTCTCCCACCCAAAAACCCACCACTCAATTTCAATCCCAGAAAAGTCCAATTCTATGTCCCAAGACTACCACCACGGCATCTTCAGCTTCTCCAATGGGTTTGACAGATCGGCCGTGTCACACCAagagcaacaacaacaacaacaacatcatCAACACCACATAGCCCAGCAGATCCGCAGGGACAAGCTGAGAGTGCAGCAAGGCTTCGAACCGCCACCACCACAACTGGTGGGGATAGATGAAGAAGAATCCGGAGGCCTACCCGCGTATGAGACAGCCGGGATGTTATCAGAGATGTTCAATTTCCCTCACGGGGGTGCCACATCAGCAGACTTGTTGGACCAGCCGATGGCACCCAACTATCGTTCCCCGCGGCCGCACCCGGCGGTGGTGACGAATGAGTGGTACGGAAACAGGCAAGGGATGGTGGTGGGGTTGGGGCCGTTGGGAGATGCAAAGAATCAGAATAGTGTGAATAGCCGTGACAGTCTTCATCatcaccaccatcatcatcatcagattTCAAGCATTAATGCTGCGGACTCAGCGGCTGCCATGCAGCTTTTCTTAATGAATCCACAGCCAAGATCTCCCtcccctccaccaccaccaccacctcctcctcctccaacTTCTTCCACTCTACACATGCTGCTTCCAAACCCATCCACTTCTCTTCAAGGCTTCGCACCCTCGGGAGCCGCAGGAGGGGGGTTTGGTCAATTCACTTGGGTAAATTCCGACAGCGGCCACGATCAAGGAGGAGCCGCCGCCGAAATTGGAGGGGTTGTGGAGGGCCAAGGCCTTTCACTGTCTTTGTCGTCTTCCTTGCAACATCTGGAAGCGGCTAAAGCGGAGGAATTGCGGATGGGGGATGGCGGGATATTGTATTACAACCAACCAGGTGGGGGGTCATCGTCCGGTCAATATTACAAGAATCCATTGCATTTTCAAGGAGTGGCGGCTCATCAGAACCACCAGGTTCCGGTGGGGTTTGGGTCGTCATTAGGCGTGGTGAACGTGCTGAGGAATTCAAAGTATGTTAAAGCCGCCCAAGAATTATTGGAAGAGTTTTGCAGCGTGGGTAGGGGTCAATTCAAGAAGAACAAATTTGGAAGGCACAACGCCAACAACCCTAGCTCCAATCCAGGTAATAGTGGCGCCGGTTCTTCATCGACATCCAAGGATCTCCCTCCATTGTCAGCAGCTGACAGGATTGAGCATCAGAGAAGGAAGGTCAAACTTCTTTCCATGCTTGATGAG GTGGATCGAAGATACAACCACTACTGTGAACAGATGCAAATGGTAGTGAACTCGTTCGATCTGGTAATGGGATTTGGATCGGCAGTGCCTTATACTGCCCTTGCGCAGAAGGCAATGTCTAGGCATTTCCGGTGTTTAAAGGATGCGATATCAGCACAATTGAAGCACAGCTGCGAGCTTCTAGGAGAAAAAGATGGTGCAGGGAGCTCAGGAATAACCAAGGGAGAGACTCCGAGGCTTAAACTGCTAGAGCAAAGCCTAAGACAGCAAAGAGCCTTTCATCAAATGGGGATGATTGAGCAAGAAGCTTGGAGACCCCAACGAGGATTGCCTGAACGTTCGGTCAACATCCTCAGAGCCTGGCTTTTTGAGCATTTTCTTCATCC GTACCCAAGCGATGCAGATAAACATCTGTTGGCACGACAGACTGGTTTATCGAGAAATCAG GTCTCAAACTGGTTCATTAATGCCAGGGTTCGATTGTGGAAACCCATGGTGGAAGAGATGTACCAACAAGAAACGAAAGAAGAGGATGGAACagaggagagagaaggagaaaggaACCCAAATAACAGTGGCCTCGCACAAACTCCAACGCCCACAGCGTCAGCTGCCACACCAGCATCAACGACAGGACcagcaacagcaacaacaacaacagcaactaCTACGCCAACAGGCAAAAGATCCGATGTCAATGCGTCCGAAAGCGACCCTTCACTTATCGCAATCAATAGACAGTGCTTCTCGGAAAACCAAGCCAACTCCACCACCGCGACCTCTGAGGTGGCACCTCCTGCTTCCCATTGCTTCCCGCCGGCCCATGACAGCTCGGACATGCACCAACACAGATCAATGGCTGCCGATGACACGTGTCGCCGTGGCAGCGTTGTTGCAGCTGATCACTTTGGGACCATCTCTGGTAATGCTGACATCGGGTCCACGCTCATTAGGTTTGGGACCACGGCTGGCGATGTGTCACTCACTCTAGGGCTACGCCATGCCGGAAACATGCCCGAGAAAAGTTCTTCTTTCTCAGTTAGAGACTTCGGGGGATGTTAA